From the Flexistipes sp. genome, the window GCAGATAATGTACTATAGTGCCGTTAAGATTATCAACGTTCATCGGGCATCCCGGGAGATTTATCACAGTTTTGCCGGGCAGAAGTTCCTGAACGGATTTCGCATCGGTTGGGTTGGGATAAGCTGCAGGAAGTCCACCGAATGTAGCACAGGTGCCGACAGCTATTATAAATGCTGCATTTCCGCCTATCTTATTTAGAATATCCACTGCAGATTTGCCGCCAACTGTGCAGAATGCTCCATCTGCTCCGGTGGGTATGGAACCCTCAACAACACAAATGTATTTGCCTTTATATTTTTCGAATGTACTTTCTTTAGCTGCTTCTGCCTGGTGACCTGCAGCAGCCATAATAGTCTCATGGTAGTCCAGAGAGAGATAGTCGAGAACCAGTTGAGCGGCAGTGGGCGCGGATGCCCGCAATAAAGATTCCGTATCACCGGCACAATCCTGGAATTCCAGCCATATAACCGGCGGCCGGTTGTCGCTTTCTATAGCTTCGGCCACTTTAGGTCCGAAAGCAGGAGAGAGAGCGAGTGTTCCACTTAACGCAGTACAGTATTTGAGAAAATCCCGCCTGGAAACACCCAGATATTTCATTTTTTCCGTTATATTCATTTAGAACCCCCATATAATAATAGAGATAAAAACTCTTTATATTATAATACCAAAAACATGATTTGCTTGCAAATAAAATTGTGTTTTTTTATATTTTATCTGACTAAAGGAACAAAAACACAGTTTAAAAAACGTTCTTTAATAATTTCTCCGTTTTGTTTGGTGAAACGGAAAAGTGTCTGGGGGTATGTGCCGACGGGTGCAACCATTATTCCGTTTTCCTTCAACTGTTCAAACAATTTTTCCGGGATCTGCTCTGCAGCAGCAGACAGGATAATTCTGTCATAAGGGGATTGTTCAGAATAACCGTGGAAGCCGCTTTGGGTGATAACTTCAACATTGCTTATACCTGCTTTTTTAAGATTGTTTTCTGCAAATTCAGCAAGCTCTTTTATCACTTCCACAGCGTAAACTTTTTTACATAGCTGTGCTGCAATTGCTGCCTGATAGCCGGAACCTGCTCCGATTTCAAGTACTTTGTCATTGTCTTCTATCCGGGCTGTTTCTGTTATTTTTGCAACCATATACGGCTGGGAAATTGTTTGGCCGAAGCCTATCGAAAGGGGAGTATCCTCATAGGCGTAATCGATGTCTTCCGGGCGCACAAAAAGGTGCCTTTTTACTTTTCTGAAAGCGTCAATAACCCGGGGGTCTCTGATATCCCGGTTTATCAGCTGTGTTTGTATCATTCGTTCTATTTTTAAATCAGCCTCTGCACTGTTCATCCCGTATTCCTTTCAGTCTGGGCAATAGTTTAACCACACTTTCTCTAATCTGCTTCGGAGATTTTTTGTTTATAAGAATTTTGCCGTTTTCCATGACTTTCTTCGTAAGTTTCTTCATTTTTCCGCCGCATTTTTCACAACTTGACAAAGGCTTGTGAAAATGGCTGAACTTCTGATGCAGACAGTTTTCGCATTGATAAAGCTCTTTAAAACCGGAGAATTTACCCTTTTTGCTGAAAGGTTTGCCATTTATTTCCACAATGTCCATGGAAAAATCCATTACTTTGGCGTTTGATATACTTGTGCCGATTCCGAATCCGTCAATAACCTCTGAAAGTTCCGCAATGGAATTTTCATCCAGTCCGCCGCTGGCAAACAGTTTTACATGCTCGTATCCCCTCAGTGCAAGTTCCCACCTGATTTCCTCTGCAATTTTTTTTAAGTTTCCCCTGCGGGATCCGGGAGTATCGATTCTGATGCCCTCCAGCTTTTCCTTTAACAGGCCGGCGACATTAACGGCTTCAAAACGTTCGTCGTTAAAGGTGTCTATTAATGCAATGCGCCCCACCTCAGGTTCGACATGAATGTCAAACAATCTCATTGTTTCTGCAGTGTCGCCGATTTGGAGAATAAGGGCGTGGGGAACTGTTCCGCTTGCTTTTTTATCAACAAGCTTCTCGGTAAACACCACGGAAAAACCGTCACACCCTCCTATATAGGCATATTTGTCTATCATCCCGGAAATTGCAGGGTGAGCCCGTCTTGCTCCAAAGCTCAAAACAGGTTTTTCACCTGCATTAAGTTTACATTTTGACGCTTTGGAAGTGATTCCGGAGGAGTGGCATAAAAAGCCGAGGATTGCCGTCTCATAGACTCCGAAATCCAGATAATTGCCCACCACAGTCATTACAGGACTGTCTTCAAAAAATAAGCTGCCTTCGTCTATGGAATAAATATCCACCGGTTTGTTTTCAAGCAAATCCAGTACGTTGTAAAGTCCGGTGAATATGCCGAAGTCGTACACGTCAGGAAAGCCCTTCTGTGCAACCTCCATAGCCACATTTCTGTTTATACCTTCTTTTTTGAGAATTGTTTCGGAACGTTTGAAATATACATCGGTTGTACTGCCACTTAAAATATCTTCCGGAAAAGCTATGTCAAAATTTTTCATTTAACACCCCTGTTTATGTTTAAGATTAGTAAATAATATTAAGTTGTCAAATATTTTTAAAGGGATGGTTTAAATTGAGAGTTTTATTTCAAAATAATCCCGAATATTTTTAAATTGAATATATCTCTTATGTATTGAATTTAATGCGGCAAACGTTAATATAGTGGTATGCAAAAAATTATTATTTTTACTGATTTGGACGGTACACTTCTGGATCACAAAACCTATTCTTTTGCCGGCGCAGAAGAAGCGCTATCCCTGGTTAAATCAAAAAACATTCCGCTGATTGTTGTTACGAGCAAAACTTCTGCTGAAGTTCATGATGTGCAGGAGCGATTGGGGATATCATATCCTTTCATTGTTGAAAACGGCGGTGCTGTCTTTTTTCCTGAGCAGTTTGCTGATTTTGATTGTTTGGACTGTGAAAAACAAAACAATTACTTTGTAAAAACAGTGGGAGTTGAGAGAGAAGTAATATTAAACTTTTTAGAACCGCTTAAATTTAATTTAAGAATACGGAGCTTTGTGGATTTCAGCGATGATGAATTATCAAAACTGATGGATATGAATATTGAAGAGATACAGAAGAGTAAAAAGCGTGAATTCAGTGAGCCCTTTATTTTTCTGGAGAATGAAGATGAAAACTTTAATTTACTGCAGAAAAAAGCACAGGAAGGCGGGTTTAAAATTTTAAAGGGCGGGCGCTTTTATCATCTGATCGGCCGTTCACAGGACAAGGGGGAAGCTGTTAAAATAGTAAAAAATGCTTACAGGTTAAAAAAGGTCGGCTTTGATAAAAGTATCGGAATCGGTGACAGTATGAATGATTTGGAAATGCTAAAACAGGTGGATATTCCGGTAATAGTGGCAAAGAAAAACGGCACATACGAAAACATTCAACTGCCGGGGTTAATAAAAGCAGGTGCTGCCGGCCCTGAAGGCTGGAACAAGGTGGTATTAAATTATATTTTATAGTATAATTATTTATTTTAAGGAGGATTATGTATGCCCGATTTTTATCAGAACCGACTGATTACTACATTGCAAAAGCTAAAAGACAGGCCTGTTGATGATATTGAGGGTGAAATCGTTAAATTTTCCAGAAGACGTAAAATTGCCCTGTTGCTTCCGGCTTTATATTCCGAATTTGAAAAACCGGCAATGCACAGAATTATAGAGGAATTAAAAAAAGTTTCTTTTATTGAAACGGTTGTGCTTTCCCTTGATCAGGCAAATGAAGCTCAGTTCAGAAAGGTCAGGGAATATATGTCGGTATTGCCTCAAAATGTAAAAATACTGTGGAATCATGGCGAGCGAATACAGAATCTTTATACTGAGCTTATTGATGAGGGATTTCCTCTTAATATTCCGGGCAAGGGGAGAGTAGTCTGGATGGGGATGGGTTATCTTTTAGCTGATTCCAAACATTATGCCATTGCTTTGCATGATTGTGATATTGTTAATTATAAAAGAGAGCTCCTTGCAAGACTTGTTTATCCTGTGGTGCACAGAGGACTTAATTTTGAATTTAACAAAGGTTATTATGCGAGGGTTACGGACAGGCTTTACGGCAGAGTTATGCGGTTGTTTTATACGCCAATTATAAGGGCACTGAAGAAAATTATAGGTTTTGATAATAAATTTTTGGATTATATGGACGGCTTCAGATACGCTCTTTCCGGTGAGTTTGCACTTATCAGGGAGCTTGCAA encodes:
- a CDS encoding nicotinate phosphoribosyltransferase → MKNFDIAFPEDILSGSTTDVYFKRSETILKKEGINRNVAMEVAQKGFPDVYDFGIFTGLYNVLDLLENKPVDIYSIDEGSLFFEDSPVMTVVGNYLDFGVYETAILGFLCHSSGITSKASKCKLNAGEKPVLSFGARRAHPAISGMIDKYAYIGGCDGFSVVFTEKLVDKKASGTVPHALILQIGDTAETMRLFDIHVEPEVGRIALIDTFNDERFEAVNVAGLLKEKLEGIRIDTPGSRRGNLKKIAEEIRWELALRGYEHVKLFASGGLDENSIAELSEVIDGFGIGTSISNAKVMDFSMDIVEINGKPFSKKGKFSGFKELYQCENCLHQKFSHFHKPLSSCEKCGGKMKKLTKKVMENGKILINKKSPKQIRESVVKLLPRLKGIRDEQCRG
- a CDS encoding glycosyl transferase, with protein sequence MPDFYQNRLITTLQKLKDRPVDDIEGEIVKFSRRRKIALLLPALYSEFEKPAMHRIIEELKKVSFIETVVLSLDQANEAQFRKVREYMSVLPQNVKILWNHGERIQNLYTELIDEGFPLNIPGKGRVVWMGMGYLLADSKHYAIALHDCDIVNYKRELLARLVYPVVHRGLNFEFNKGYYARVTDRLYGRVMRLFYTPIIRALKKIIGFDNKFLDYMDGFRYALSGEFALIRELATGIRISPTWGLEVSLLSEVYQNTSIKRISQTEVMETYEHKHSELSKDDPNSGLLRMATDIAKTLFRILAQDGITMSEAFFKTLLATYFQEARGAVESYNALALLNGLHFDRHKEIRSVETFAVAIENAKREYMENPIGVRLISPWARVDSALPNFAEKLIECVEADNS
- a CDS encoding protein-L-isoaspartate(D-aspartate) O-methyltransferase, whose product is MNSAEADLKIERMIQTQLINRDIRDPRVIDAFRKVKRHLFVRPEDIDYAYEDTPLSIGFGQTISQPYMVAKITETARIEDNDKVLEIGAGSGYQAAIAAQLCKKVYAVEVIKELAEFAENNLKKAGISNVEVITQSGFHGYSEQSPYDRIILSAAAEQIPEKLFEQLKENGIMVAPVGTYPQTLFRFTKQNGEIIKERFLNCVFVPLVR
- a CDS encoding HAD-IIB family hydrolase, whose protein sequence is MQKIIIFTDLDGTLLDHKTYSFAGAEEALSLVKSKNIPLIVVTSKTSAEVHDVQERLGISYPFIVENGGAVFFPEQFADFDCLDCEKQNNYFVKTVGVEREVILNFLEPLKFNLRIRSFVDFSDDELSKLMDMNIEEIQKSKKREFSEPFIFLENEDENFNLLQKKAQEGGFKILKGGRFYHLIGRSQDKGEAVKIVKNAYRLKKVGFDKSIGIGDSMNDLEMLKQVDIPVIVAKKNGTYENIQLPGLIKAGAAGPEGWNKVVLNYIL
- a CDS encoding hydrogenase small subunit; this encodes MNITEKMKYLGVSRRDFLKYCTALSGTLALSPAFGPKVAEAIESDNRPPVIWLEFQDCAGDTESLLRASAPTAAQLVLDYLSLDYHETIMAAAGHQAEAAKESTFEKYKGKYICVVEGSIPTGADGAFCTVGGKSAVDILNKIGGNAAFIIAVGTCATFGGLPAAYPNPTDAKSVQELLPGKTVINLPGCPMNVDNLNGTIVHYLLFGAPPAMDQFNRPKFGYGKRIHDNCERRAHFDAGQYVETWDDYGHKQGWCLYKMGCKGPETFHNCPTVRWNGGTSWPVQSGHGCVGCSEPGFWDTMTPFYHRLPNVPGFGVEATATKIGTAVVGISAVVFGAHGIISAIRNRGLVQEVESIDTDEDEK